One window of Streptomyces sp. NBC_00273 genomic DNA carries:
- a CDS encoding GNAT family N-acetyltransferase encodes MSEPDAGAGPGPGRPDRDDAPPPARCAPVLAAAFVREPAMTWIAGGSDRVRRAWFSATLRTHATLPGARRHLLADGTGRPVAAAVLTPPAAVPSGTARAAWAARTLVGCGPRALVRTLRYLHAAEAGIPAGAWTLEFIGVEPEAAGRGAGGRLLGHLLAATPAPGGVFLTTADEANVRLYRRFGFTVLRRLTVGPLEVTAMWRPAARTDSR; translated from the coding sequence ATGTCTGAGCCCGACGCGGGTGCCGGTCCCGGTCCCGGCCGCCCGGACCGTGACGACGCCCCGCCGCCCGCGCGGTGCGCGCCCGTGCTCGCCGCCGCCTTCGTCCGCGAACCCGCCATGACCTGGATCGCGGGCGGATCGGACCGCGTACGGCGGGCGTGGTTCAGCGCCACGCTGCGTACGCACGCCACGCTGCCCGGAGCCCGCCGCCACCTGCTGGCCGACGGCACCGGGCGGCCCGTCGCGGCTGCCGTCCTCACCCCGCCGGCCGCCGTCCCCTCGGGTACGGCCCGGGCGGCATGGGCGGCCCGCACCCTGGTGGGCTGCGGCCCGCGCGCTCTGGTGCGGACGCTGCGCTACCTGCACGCCGCCGAGGCCGGGATCCCGGCCGGGGCCTGGACCCTCGAGTTCATCGGCGTGGAGCCCGAGGCGGCCGGGCGGGGCGCCGGAGGGCGGCTCCTCGGCCACCTGCTCGCCGCGACCCCCGCGCCCGGCGGCGTCTTCCTCACCACCGCCGACGAAGCGAACGTCCGGCTCTATCGCCGCTTCGGCTTCACCGTCCTGCGGCGCCTCACGGTGGGCCCGCTGGAGGTGACGGCGATGTGGCGGCCGGCCGCCCGAACGGACTCGCGCTAG
- the bla gene encoding class A beta-lactamase, whose amino-acid sequence MRTPDTSTSRRALLTVGAGVALAAALPVSTARAASPVAGLRALEREYGARLGVYALDTATGRTVVHRADEPFPMCSVFKTLAAAAVLRDLDHDGTRLARRIHYTLQDVTDAGGGSVTERPENVAGGLTVAELCSAAIAQSDNAAANLLLRELGGPTTITRFCRSLGDRTTRLDRWEPELNTAEPWRETDTTSPRAIGRTYARLSLGDALDSGDREQLNRWLLSNTTSGDRLRAGLPKDWAVGDKTGAGSYGTNNNVGIAWPPGRPPLVLAILSTMPEATAPRDNTLIARTAKLLADTLA is encoded by the coding sequence GTGAGGACCCCGGACACATCAACGTCCCGACGCGCCCTGCTGACCGTGGGAGCGGGGGTGGCCCTGGCCGCCGCGCTGCCGGTGAGCACGGCCCGCGCCGCCTCACCGGTGGCGGGGCTGCGCGCGCTGGAACGCGAGTACGGGGCGCGGCTGGGGGTGTACGCGCTGGACACCGCCACCGGCCGGACCGTGGTCCACCGGGCCGACGAACCGTTCCCCATGTGCTCGGTGTTCAAGACGCTGGCGGCCGCGGCCGTGCTGCGGGACCTCGACCACGACGGCACCCGTCTCGCCCGGCGCATCCACTACACGCTCCAGGACGTCACGGACGCGGGCGGCGGATCGGTCACGGAGCGGCCCGAGAACGTCGCGGGCGGCCTGACCGTGGCGGAACTCTGCTCGGCCGCCATCGCCCAGAGCGACAACGCGGCCGCCAACCTGCTGCTGCGCGAGCTCGGCGGCCCCACCACGATCACCCGCTTCTGCCGCTCGCTGGGGGACCGTACGACCCGGCTCGACCGGTGGGAGCCCGAGCTGAACACGGCCGAGCCGTGGCGGGAGACGGACACGACCAGCCCCCGCGCGATCGGGCGGACGTACGCCCGCCTCTCGCTCGGCGACGCGCTGGACTCCGGGGACCGGGAGCAGCTGAACCGCTGGCTGTTGTCGAACACCACCAGCGGCGATCGCCTCCGGGCCGGCCTGCCGAAGGACTGGGCCGTCGGGGACAAGACGGGCGCCGGTTCGTACGGGACCAACAACAACGTCGGCATCGCCTGGCCCCCGGGGCGCCCGCCCCTGGTCCTGGCGATCCTCTCGACCATGCCGGAGGCGACGGCGCCGCGCGACAACACGCTGATCGCCAGGACCGCGAAGCTGCTGGCGGACACGCTCGCCTGA
- a CDS encoding TetR/AcrR family transcriptional regulator codes for MTPLPRFHRLPAERQEAILAVARAHFAEHGPASASYNKIIEAAGFSKTAAYQYFDGREDLLAAALDDVLDRLLGVLGPWTPARDEADFWARLEAGSHALVTHLRAHPDDLALADAAVGRARGEVWLGWFGAVVVDGQRLGFIRTDVDAALLAGATAAVMRAADAWALTALRAAQPTEPAAPRGEQVWSLLRGLWNGGTDGGAGRAH; via the coding sequence ATGACTCCGCTCCCTCGATTCCACCGCCTGCCGGCCGAGCGACAGGAGGCGATCCTCGCCGTCGCCCGCGCACACTTCGCCGAGCACGGCCCCGCGTCCGCCTCGTACAACAAGATCATTGAGGCGGCCGGCTTCTCGAAGACCGCCGCCTACCAGTACTTCGACGGCCGGGAGGACCTACTCGCGGCCGCCCTCGACGACGTGCTCGACCGCCTCCTCGGTGTGCTCGGGCCATGGACCCCGGCCCGCGACGAGGCCGACTTCTGGGCCCGGCTGGAAGCCGGATCGCACGCCCTGGTCACCCACTTGCGCGCCCACCCGGACGACCTGGCCCTCGCCGACGCCGCCGTCGGTCGGGCTCGGGGCGAGGTCTGGCTCGGCTGGTTCGGGGCCGTGGTCGTGGACGGACAGCGCCTCGGCTTCATCCGGACGGACGTGGACGCGGCCCTGCTGGCCGGCGCGACCGCGGCCGTGATGCGGGCGGCCGACGCATGGGCGCTCACCGCACTGCGCGCGGCGCAACCGACGGAACCCGCGGCGCCGCGGGGCGAGCAGGTCTGGAGCCTGCTGCGGGGGCTGTGGAACGGTGGCACGGACGGAGGGGCGGGGCGTGCGCACTGA
- a CDS encoding TetR/AcrR family transcriptional regulator: MAADAGRPLRADAQRNRDKILAAAVRVFTEQGLEAHFERIAKEAGVGTGTLYRNFPTREALIEAAYRNEVARLCDSVPTLLETLPPYEALRAWTRRFIDYATAKMGMADAMRAVLAAGTNPYADSRRMIQEALTSLMEACAAAGAIRSDISSTDMFAALAGIALTSAGPEQRAQAERLLDLNLDGLRLPLVQGRAGGAGGLS; the protein is encoded by the coding sequence ATGGCCGCAGATGCAGGACGCCCGCTGAGGGCCGACGCGCAGCGCAACCGGGACAAGATCCTGGCTGCCGCGGTGCGCGTGTTCACCGAGCAGGGGCTGGAGGCGCACTTCGAGCGCATCGCCAAGGAAGCCGGTGTGGGCACGGGCACCCTCTACCGCAACTTCCCCACCCGGGAAGCACTGATCGAGGCGGCCTACCGCAACGAGGTCGCGCGCCTGTGCGACTCCGTCCCCACCCTCCTGGAGACCCTGCCGCCGTACGAGGCCCTGCGCGCCTGGACGCGCCGCTTCATCGACTACGCCACCGCCAAGATGGGCATGGCCGACGCGATGCGCGCCGTCCTCGCGGCGGGTACCAACCCCTACGCCGACAGCCGCCGGATGATCCAGGAAGCCCTCACGTCCCTCATGGAGGCCTGCGCCGCGGCGGGTGCGATCAGGTCCGACATCAGCTCGACCGACATGTTCGCCGCCCTGGCCGGCATCGCCCTCACCTCGGCCGGCCCCGAGCAGCGGGCCCAGGCCGAACGCCTCCTGGACCTCAACCTGGACGGACTGCGCCTCCCGCTGGTGCAGGGGCGCGCGGGAGGCGCCGGAGGGCTGTCCTGA